One part of the Rutidosis leptorrhynchoides isolate AG116_Rl617_1_P2 chromosome 1, CSIRO_AGI_Rlap_v1, whole genome shotgun sequence genome encodes these proteins:
- the LOC139898928 gene encoding uncharacterized protein, translating to MLLRALVKKCLKEWDLKLAQAEFAFNRAPNYFTGNSPFEICYGANPLTPIDLIPFAIEPKVSVDAVAKSKEMKKLKERFPAKRKNKLMPRVEGPFKVLEKVGDNAYKVELPGDIAVSSTFNVSDLMPYLEDDNLENLRQARNKEEPASRTSK from the exons ATGTTGCTAAGGGCACTTGTGAAGAAATGTTTGAAGGAGTGGGATTTGAAGCTTGCTCAAGCTGAATTTGCTTTTAACAGAGCACCTAATTACTTCACAGGAAATTCACCATTTGAAATCTGCTATGGTGCAAATCCACTCACACCCATTGATCTGATTCCTTTTGCAATTGAGCCTAAGGTAAGTGTTGATGCAGTAGCAAAGTCcaaagaaatgaagaagct gaaggaaaggttCCCAGCAAAAAGGAAGAACAAGCTGATGCCAAGAGTTGAGGGTCCATTTAAAGTGTTGGAAAAAGTTGGTGATAATGCTTACAAGGTCGAGCTGCCTGGTGATATTGCTGTGTCTAGCACTTTTAATGTTAGTGATTTGATGCCCTACCTGGAAGATGACAACCtcgagaacttgag gcaagcccgCAACAAAGAAGAACCAGCTAGTCGGACCAGCAAATGa